A window of the Synchiropus splendidus isolate RoL2022-P1 chromosome 6, RoL_Sspl_1.0, whole genome shotgun sequence genome harbors these coding sequences:
- the aggf1 gene encoding angiogenic factor with G patch and FHA domains 1, producing the protein METEDGEKGGVCEMTELRLKVQSLQEELKECQTELSKLQKQLSLSERLQKTTESFNEDLRQQVDRLSAEIHEWKKRSKEKVDTETQTDEYVWTEADYYNYYYGGYNQNTETAETQEVPSQAAAEVAAGTALEAETTTTTTTTTTSSAAAVAVSADVVEENGTSEYSAEPQTTTTTTTTTTAAGESDQPASSVAVSVEEGDGGSIADMLRATAEEAMTQTGFIFDETTGMYYDHSTGFYYDSASQLYYDANTGFYYYYDAESGRYQFHSKIEVPVEEQNTDKGFDKKSWKWKKGGKKELRSDKPYGEDEEFDWVERPSLKKSDESRKSKRRSRSPDLDRHERDSKRRSERDRSSSRSKKSKHRSRDDKGERRSKKKRKKSKRKKHKSSRSSDSEGNSEPEEGEITGSEREERVSSPSRSPSPPPVEKLESEMETQIQADFWPPCVRVTVVRSPVLQVGSLFIITADSAATIGREKDMDHAIRIPEMGVSKFHAEVYFDQDQQGYMLVDQGSQNGTVINGNRILQPKTKCDPHALMHGDEVKMGETVLSFHIHTGNDTCDGCEPGQVMAHLSKHKIMREEPAGPALNKEDKEALRQKELKQMKAKYGLQTKEETKSLKNPKYKDRAESRRQTVGSEGVFQQDDAPASVHVEISEVNKGRKMLEKMGWKKGEGLGKEGSGMRDPIQLKIRKSQSGLGAAPAVSIDDASLNKTKSQKNWDKARERFADACQPDTPLPQPQKNQSPQAWVKVEETSNMDCDSGAS; encoded by the exons ATGGAGACGGAAGATGGTGAGAAAGGCGGTGTGTGTGAAATGACAGAGCTTCGTCTTAAAGTGCAGTCCTTGCAAGAGGAGCTGAAAGAGTGTCAGACGGAATTGAGCAAGCTCCAGAAGCAGCTGAGTCTCTCGGAGAGGCTGCAGAAGACAACCGAGAGCTTCAATGAAGACTTGAGGCAGCAG GTTGACCGACTTAGTGCAGAAATTCACGAGTGGAAAAAGCGGAGCAAGGAAAAAGTTGACACTGAAACTCAAACTGACGAATATGTTTGGACGGAAGCTG ACTATTACAACTACTACTATGGAGGATACAATCAGAACACAGAAACAGCTGAAACCCAGGAAGTCCCGTCGCAAGCAGCGGCAGAAGTGGCAGCAGGCACTGCATTAGAAGCAGAAacgacgacaacaacaacaacaacaacaacatcatcagcagcagcagtggctgtAAGTGCTGACGTTGTTGAGGAGAATGGGACGTCAGAATATTCAGCAGAacctcaaacaacaacaacaacaacaacaacaacaacagctgctGGGGAATCAGACCAACCTGCCAGCAGTGTGGCTGTGTCAGTGGAG GAGGGTGATGGTGGCTCTATTGCTGACATGCTGAGAGCCACAGCTGAGGAGGCCATGACACAGACTGGCTTCATCTTTGATGAGACAACTGGAATGTACTATGACCACAGCACTGGCTTCTACTATGACTcg GCCAGTCAGCTGTACTATGATGCCAACACCGGCTTTTACTACTACTACGATGCGGAAAGTGGGCGTTACCAGTTTCACTCTAAAATTGAGGTTCCTGTTGAAGAACAGAATACAGACAAGGGTTTCGATAAGAAAAGCTGGAAGTGGAAGAAAGGTGGAAAGAAG GAACTAAGGTCGGATAAACCGTATGGCGAGGACGAGGAATTTGATTGGGTTGAAAGGCCCTCGCTGAAGAAGAGTGATGAAAGTCGGAAATCAAAGCGAAGGTCTCGTAGTCCGGACCTGGATCGACACGAGCGCGACTCCAAACGGAGGTCAGAAAGAGACAGGTCCTCTTCAAGAAGTAAGAAATCGAAACACCGCTCGCGTGATGACAAGGGTGAGCGCAGgtcaaaaaagaaaaggaagaaatcAAAGAGGAAGAAGCACAAGTCGTCCAGGAGCAGTGACTCGGAGGGGAACAGTGAACCTGAGGAGGGTGAGATCACTGGCTCTGAACGCGAGGAGCGCGTGTCGTCTCCCTCGCGTTCTCCTAGCCCCCCTCCTGTCGAAAAGCTGGAGTCTGAGATGGAGACTCAGATCCAAGCAG ATTTCTGGCCGCCCTGCGTCCGGGTGACTGTGGTCCGGTCTCCTGTGCTGCAGGTCGGCTCCTTGTTCATCATCACAGCGGACTCGGCCGCCACCATCGGCAG GGAGAAGGACATGGACCATGCTATCCGTATACCAGAAATGGGCGTCAGCAAG TTCCATGCGGAGGTTTACTTCGACCAGGATCAGCAGGGCTACATGCTGGTGGACCAGGGCAGCCAGAACGGAACGGTCATCAACGGGAACAGAATATTACAG CCCAAAACAAAGTGTGATCCTCATGCACTGATGCACGGCGACGAGGTGAAGATGGGGGAGACGGTCCTGTCCTTCCACATCCACACAGGAAACGACACCTGTGACGGCTGCGAACCCGGACAGGTGATGGCTCACCTCAGCAAGCACAAGATCATGAGGGAGGAACCAGCTG GTCCCGCTCTCAACAAAGAGGACAAGGAGGCACTGAGGCAGAAGGAGCTGAAGCAGATGAAGGCCAAATATGGGCTGCAG ACCAAGGAGGAGACCAAAAGCTTGAAGAACCCCAAATACAAGGACCGAGCGGAATCACGGCGGCAGACAGTGGGCAGCGAAGGAGTTTTCCAGCAGGATGACGCTCCTGCTTctgttcacgt CGAAATCAGTGAAGTCAATAAAGGAAGGAAGATGTTGGAGAAGATGGGCTGGAAGAAGGGAGAAGGACTTGGCAAAGAAGGCAGCGGGATGAGAGACCCT ATTCAACTGAAGATCAGGAAGTCCCAGTCAGGTCTTGGAGCCGCTCCGGCCGTGTCCATCGATGATGCCTCTCTGAACAAAACCAAGTCCCAGAAGAACTGGGACAAGGCTCGCGAGAGGTTTGCGGACGCCTGCCAGCCTGACACGCCGCTTCCTCAACCTCAAAAGAACCAGTCGCCTCAGGCTTGGGTCAAAGTGGAGGAGACCTCCAACATGGACTGTGACAGTGGAGCCAGTTAG
- the LOC128760072 gene encoding uncharacterized protein LOC128760072, which translates to MDRQQYLLEANRQLSNQKYYQPIPETIQPQTQTEIRQIIQSLCENKYITGKQRDFLFGPDTPRQRHFYLLPKIHKDPQTWTVPFQVPPGRPIISDCSSATYNLSLYIEQFLGPLSTKHPSYIKDTYHFIELIQSQILPSSAYLFTIDIDSLYTNINTTHGLQTLRTCFDRFPDPSRPDRELLQLIKICLSNNDFSFNNKQYLQIHGTAMGQRFAPSYANIYMNI; encoded by the exons atggacagacagcaatatctcctggaggcaaacagacaactatccaaccaaaaatactaCCAACCCATCCCTGAAACAatccagccccaaacacaaacagaaatccgacagatcatccaatccctctgtgaaaataaatacatcaccggtaaacaacgcgacttcctcttcggcccggacactcccagacaacgacacttttacctcctccccaaaatacataaagaccctcagacctggactgttccctttcaagttcccccaggaagacccatcatctcagactgctccagtgccacaTACAACCTCTCTCTGTACATTGAACAATTTCTCGGTCCActttccaccaaacaccccagctatattaaagacacctaccacttcatagaactcatccagtcccaaatacttccgtcctcagcctacctattcaccatcgacattgacagtttatatactaacatcaataccacccacggactccagactctcaggacttgttttgaccgcttccctgacccctcccgccctgacagagaactcctccaactcatcaaaatatgcctctccaataatgacttttccttcaataataaacagtacctgcagatccacgggaccgccatgggccagaggttcgccccatcttatgccaacatctacatga ATATCTAG